The following proteins are encoded in a genomic region of Bradyrhizobium sp. SK17:
- a CDS encoding disulfide bond formation protein B, with product MTTATAHPSHASAAVNPALTSALAIAVIAAATLAGAWFFQLVLEIMPCPLCLEQRYAYYLAVPLGALVAVAAARGASRPVLLAGLAILGLAALANAGLGGYHAGVEWGFWPGPTDCTGPMVDFGKAGSLLEQLDKVKVVRCDEVQFRFLGVSLAGYNVLISLLMAAIAGWGMVKAAKA from the coding sequence GTGACAACCGCCACCGCCCATCCGTCGCATGCTTCCGCCGCCGTCAATCCAGCGCTGACCTCGGCGCTCGCGATTGCGGTGATCGCGGCGGCGACGCTGGCCGGCGCCTGGTTCTTCCAGCTGGTGCTGGAGATCATGCCCTGTCCGCTTTGTCTCGAGCAGCGCTATGCCTATTACCTCGCGGTCCCGCTCGGCGCCCTGGTTGCGGTGGCCGCCGCCCGCGGCGCGTCGCGGCCGGTGCTGCTCGCCGGGCTTGCGATCCTTGGCCTCGCCGCGCTCGCCAATGCCGGGCTCGGCGGCTATCACGCCGGCGTCGAATGGGGCTTCTGGCCGGGGCCGACCGATTGCACCGGCCCGATGGTGGATTTCGGCAAGGCCGGCTCGCTGCTGGAGCAACTCGACAAGGTCAAGGTGGTGCGCTGCGACGAGGTGCAGTTTCGCTTCCTCGGCGTCTCGCTGGCCGGCTACAACGTGCTGATCTCGCTGCTGATGGCCGCGATCGCCGGCTGGGGCATGGTGAAGGCCGCGAAGGCCTGA